Genomic segment of Callithrix jacchus isolate 240 chromosome 9, calJac240_pri, whole genome shotgun sequence:
GACATGGCCGAGAGGAGGAGCTGGGCCCCGAAACACCTACCTGAAGACGTTCTGGGCCCAGAGAGGATGCCAGCAGGCAAATGCTGGGCCCAGGAGGGCCGTCGGGAGGCACCAGCTTGGCCCCGTGGGGCCACGGAGAGACTGGGGGCGGGGCCTGTGGAtacaggctgccacagaggcaggagctgggcctgagcAGAGGCCACGGTGATGCCacaagctgggcctggagggtccacAGAAAGGCGGAGGCTGGGCCCGGTATGGTCCTGGCGCAGGCAGaagctgggcctggggaggccagGCCTGGAGAGGAAGCTTTGGGCCTGGACAGTCCgccaggaggcaggagctggcccggGAGAGTCTGATAGGTGAGCTGGGCTGAGGAAGACCCCTGCGAGGGAGTGCCTGGGCCTAGACTCAAGGCAAGAGTGAGGCGAGAGCTGGGTCCGGAGAGGTTTGCCACAGGCATGAGCTGGGCCCCAGTGGGCCACTGTGAGGGAAGCACTaagctccaatgagccactgtaaGGAAAgcgctgggctccaatgagccactgtgaggaaagcgctgggctccaatgagccactgtgaggaaagcgctgggctccaatgagccactgtgaggaaagcgctgggctccaatgagccactgtgaggaaagcgctgggctccaatgagccactgtgaggaaagcgctgggctccaatgagccactgtgaggaaagtgctgggctccagtgagccactgtgaggaaagcgctgggctccaatgagccactgtgagggggacgctgggcctgtggatgcagccagaatgcaggcaggcaggcaggcaggcaggcaggcaggcaggcaggcaggatctTGGTGTGGGGAAGCCATCAGCAAGCAGCAACTggtgctggggaggctgcggAGAATCCAGAGCTGGGTCCGGAGGGGCCAATGTCAGATGGTAGCAGGGCCTGTCAAGGCCACTGGTAAGCAGAATGGAGGCAGAAACCCCACTTGAGAAAGCTTTGGGCCGAATTGAGCCTCaactggccagtgtgagggaggcgctgggcctgtggatgcagccAGGATGCAGGTAGGCAAGACCTTGGCCTGCGGAAGCAgtcagcaggcagcagctggggctggggaggctgcggggACTCCAGAGCTCAGCCCTGAGGCCcagtcctgctttgtcctcccgcTGGCCTCGGGAGGCCCAAACATTGGGTCATGAAGTCTGCGTCTGCaggtccagctcctgccctcccggcGGCACCCCCCAACGTGGGCGCAATACATCATCACGTGGTCCCCTCCGGGGCTAGGTCCTGCATCCCAGTGGCCCCATGGGGCCCAGGTCCTGTTCCCATCAGGCAGTCACTCCAGGAGGCCCAGCCTGTGCCTCCCTACTGGCAGCCTCACCAGGCCTGAACCTACTCCTGGCCACATCAACCGGCCCAAGTTTTGCACCACGCAGCCTCTTTTGGCTCGGCCTTTCGTCTGTCGACCCGAAGCTTCCTCAGGTGGGGCCTTCTAGGTGTCCCTTCTGTTGAGGCCACCGGGAGGCAGAAGGGATGCCCGAAAGGTGCCACCTGAGGAAGCTTTGGGCTGACAGATGAAAGGCCTCCAGGAGATGGCCAGGAGCCGAGCCAAAAGACGCTGctggggaccaggcacagtggctcacgcctataatcccagcactttgggaggccgagacgggtggatcacgaggtcaggagatcgagaccatcctggtgaacatggtgaaaccccgtctcaactaaaaatacaaaaaattagctgggcatggtggtgtgtgcctgtaatcccagctgctcaggaggctgaggcaggagaattgcctgaacccaggaggtagacattgcggtgaaccgagatcatgccattgcactccagactgggcaacaagagcaaaactccatctcaaaaataaaaataaaaaaattagctgagcatggtggcacgtgcctgtaatcccagctactcaggaggctgaggaagagttgcctgaacccaaaaggcggaggttgtggtgagccaagatcacgccattctactccagcctgggtaacaagagcgaaaataggtctcaaaaaaaaaaaaaatacaaaaaattagctgggcatggtggtgcatgcctgtaatcccagctactgaggaggctgaggcaggagaattgcctgaacccaggaggcaaactttgtggtgaaccgagatcatgccattgcactccagcctgggcaacaagagcaaaactccatctcaaaaaaaaaaaaaaaaaattagctgggcacggtggcgcgtgcctgtaatcccagctactcaggaggctgaggaaggagaaatgcctgaacccaaaaggcggaggttgtggtgagccgagatcacaccattctactccagcctgggtaatgagagcaaaaataggtctcaaaaaaaaaaaaaaaacaaaagaaaacaaaaaatta
This window contains:
- the LOC118144225 gene encoding uncharacterized protein LOC118144225 isoform X2, which produces MASPHQDPACLPACLPACLPACILAASTGPASPSQWLIGAQRFPHSGSLEPSTFLTVAHWSPALSSQWLIGAQRFPHSGSLEPSAFLTVAHWSPALSSQWLIGAQRFPHSGSLEPSAFLTVAHWSLVLPSQWPTGAQLMPVANLSGPSSRLTLALSLGPGTPSQGSSSAQLTYQTLPGQLLPPGGLSRPKASSPGLASPGPASACARTIPGPASAFLWTLQAQLVASPWPLLRPSSCLCGSLYPQAPPPVSPWPHGAKLVPPDGPPGPSICLLASSLGPERLQLRHEAELGLPAGDALGVLGPDLHLHQEERTIMRWQCGSSCVVDALPISPCREAGLHRRHHPPERGLSGARVLLHPPVTRQPVQVCPGVGHQHQVQFTAGGSDPHHGA
- the LOC118144225 gene encoding uncharacterized protein LOC118144225 isoform X3 translates to MASPHQDPACLPACLPACLPACILAASTGPASPSQWLIGAQRFPHSGSLEPSTFLTVAHWSPALSSQWLIGAQRFPHSGSLEPSAFLTVAHWSPALSSQWLIGAQRFPHSGSLEPSAFLTVAHWSLVLPSQWPTGAQLMPVANLSGPSSRLTLALSLGPGTPSQGSSSAQLTYQTLPGQLLPPGGLSRPKASSPGLASPGPASACARTIPGPASAFLWTLQAQLVASPWPLLRPSSCLCGSLYPQAPPPVSPWPHGAKLVPPDGPPGPSICLLASSLGPERLQLRHEAELGLPAGDALGVLGPDLHLHQEERTIMRWQCGSSCVVDALPISPCREAGLHRRHHPPERGLSGARGVIFLKLISSWDLYHGSKGHCPSSPL
- the LOC118144225 gene encoding uncharacterized protein LOC118144225 isoform X5: MASPHQDPACLPACLPACLPACILAASTGPASPSQWLIGAQRFPHSGSLEPSTFLTVAHWSPALSSQWLIGAQRFPHSGSLEPSAFLTVAHWSPALSSQWLIGAQRFPHSGSLEPSAFLTVAHWSLVLPSQWPTGAQLMPVANLSGPSSRLTLALSLGPGTPSQGSSSAQLTYQTLPGQLLPPGGLSRPKASSPGLASPGPASACARTIPGPASAFLWTLQAQLVASPWPLLRPSSCLCGSLYPQAPPPVSPWPHGAKLVPPDGPPGPSICLLASSLGPERLQLRHEAELGLPAGDALGVLGPDLHLHQEERTEAGLHRRHHPPERGLSGARGVIFLKLISSWDLYHGSKGHCPSSPL
- the LOC118144225 gene encoding uncharacterized protein LOC118144225 isoform X1; translation: MASPHQDPACLPACLPACLPACILAASTGPASPSQWLIGAQRFPHSGSLEPSTFLTVAHWSPALSSQWLIGAQRFPHSGSLEPSAFLTVAHWSPALSSQWLIGAQRFPHSGSLEPSAFLTVAHWSLVLPSQWPTGAQLMPVANLSGPSSRLTLALSLGPGTPSQGSSSAQLTYQTLPGQLLPPGGLSRPKASSPGLASPGPASACARTIPGPASAFLWTLQAQLVASPWPLLRPSSCLCGSLYPQAPPPVSPWPHGAKLVPPDGPPGPSICLLASSLGPERLQLRHEAELGLPAGDALGVLGPDLHLHQEERTIMRWQCGSSCVVDALPISPCREAGLHRRHHPPERGLSGARGDKEPYGLLAAPGGRCWRAGLGLCHKQCPDPTRPQRGRGPFGNTRPWKGERLLSSVAHRYVCCAPWYTQVSSLGPECIEYHGHSPGQAHRHVHSHTHMDVSLCPHLRHTHTNTHRHMHTHAPTHTCTCMCTYMHLHTRTMHTHMHLQMHIHAHTHAHAHTQKM
- the LOC118144225 gene encoding uncharacterized protein LOC118144225 isoform X4 yields the protein MASPHQDPACLPACLPACLPACILAASTGPASPSQWLIGAQRFPHSGSLEPSTFLTVAHWSPALSSQWLIGAQRFPHSGSLEPSAFLTVAHWSPALSSQWLIGAQRFPHSGSLEPSAFLTVAHWSLVLPSQWPTGAQLMPVANLSGPSSRLTLALSLGPGTPSQGSSSAQLTYQTLPGQLLPPGGLSRPKASSPGLASPGPASACARTIPGPASAFLWTLQAQLVASPWPLLRPSSCLCGSLYPQAPPPVSPWPHGAKLVPPDGPPGPSICLLASSLGPERLQLRHEAELGLPAGDALGVLGPDLHLHQEERTEAGLHRRHHPPERGLSGARVLLHPPVTRQPVQVCPGVGHQHQVQFTAGGSDPHHGA